A stretch of DNA from Crassostrea angulata isolate pt1a10 unplaced genomic scaffold, ASM2561291v2 HiC_scaffold_77, whole genome shotgun sequence:
TGTTATATTTATCttacacacacacagagagagagagagagagagagagagagagagagagagagagagagagagagagagatttcacctGAGCTCTCTTAAAAAAACACACAACGGCTAATATCGGAATTGTCATGGTTATCTGCTTACACTTTTTAATGGATTTCGAAGACACCTTCAtgatttaaactaaataaaaaaaaacaatccacGTAAATTcacagatgtttaaaaaaaaaagtatattattttttccactaaaattaaattgttaagtttagataaaatgtataatatatttattccTTTCATAGTCATAACATAGCAGCAATGtgaaaatacaatgtaatagcGAAATTACATACTTTAATGTGTTGCAAATTTTCTTTTATGAGAATTTTATAACAAgcattaaaacacaaaaaaatatattttttccagcAACAGTTTAATATACATTTCACGTTCTGAAATGTATTGATATCTACTAACTGGATGTTGGAAATTTTACCATTCAAATCGaaactgaaagaaaatatttaattaattcatgAGGTTTTTGATTGCGGTTACAATAAAAAACGTTAAGAAAATTGACAATGTTGTGTCACAATAATTGCATACTTCTTCGaaagaaataatgttttaaacaaatacataGCTCAAATCAAATCTTATTTACCTTGGCCACATGCAGTTCATGTACTTTTAAGGTAAACTCGCTGGAATTTCCTTTAAAACGAAACAGAAACttctttcatatttatttttgtacaggtaaattatttaaatacctTTAAATAACACCTTTACAGTAGGCGATGCGGTTATTTTGGAACTGTTATTATCATGCAAATTAAGCAGGATTTACCATGATGATGGATAATCTTTTATTTTGCTTTCCAAATATCAGACACAACTGCAGGTTATCGGTTCATGTATCTGACTATACTGTATTTTAGACCAAAGATGAATGTCAAATACAGATGTGATGtactttaataatatatttatttatcgaCTTCTGTCCGCTAAACACGCTATCTTTGCTTAACAAATGCATAGCGTGCTGCTCTCGTACAAGACTCGTTTTAGAGCGTTTAATACCTGTTGATATGGAAAGGATTTTAAGGCAAGAATATCAGCTTTAAATATGCATGATCGTTCATACTTTAATTCATGAAACAATTTAAAGCCTTATCAGTCATAAAATATTGCAGAATGTTGCAGAAACTTTGGATAAGGATATGTATGAGTAACGCTGACGACAATTGATACATTCTTGCTTAAAAATGTTAAGTTCTTTGAAATAGAATATGTTAAGAAGGAAAGATTTAAAAGCTTATTTGGGTATTGTTGACACTGTACCAGTATGTCATTTAAAACATGCCACACAAAAACTTCAGCTTAAACAGTGCTTCTTAATTAAATGGAATGTTTATGCATTTAAACGAAATTAATGAACCCATTTCACAGTGCGTTGATTGTGTTCCCAATTTAGGGATCCAACTAAAAAAGACTTGAATTTTCACAACGGAACAGAGAAGAGAGAGGTTTGAATTACAGTTTGTACTTAAATTGTTCCTCTATTTATAAATGtgatatgatgtacatgtatgcgatGCAAACCggaaattattaaaatgaaaaccaTTAGAATGTAATTTCCGCAGACAAAGtacttacataaaaaaaaataattcaataaaccttacatctagatttttttttcgaaatgccATTTTGGAGGCTCCTACTAGcgtttcaaatatattttggatATACAGGGTTTTTAGAGACTGCTGCTCAAGGAGCTGGCAGACTATGTGATGGGTAAGAACTTAATTATGTTTATTGAATAACATACTATTTTGACACTCGATTTATTTTTACTAAAACGTGTTAGTAAACTCAAATTAAATGGAccttgattaaaattatttactgGTGATAATGTATTTTAACAATCAATTATTCACATCAACCATTGCATCAAATATTACACCTATCGCTATATCTAATGCATGCGTTTAACGTTTACAAAAGGACATTTGtgcaaaaaattatcataatgaataaaaagGGTTAGATTATTGTTTTTCTATTCATTTctatttatttgtaaatcataacttgatgatttatttatttgtcattaaatcTGTACTAATCCATATACATATAGTTCATTAGAGCATAAAGACGTCCAACATTAATAATTTGGCAAAATTCCTCTATACATAGCACTGTCATTTTTTACGTGGTTAACGTCGCATGTATCATATTGTACATTATTTGCCTAATACACAATTGGAACTGAatctataatttaaaaaatgtggcTATGTAATTGACTACCGACTGATATAGTCAGTTATACGACTGTATTAGAACGTTCACTTTAAGACTTATGTTTTAGACGGTTACCATATCCTTTTAATcgtcatttgtttacattttagactaaaaaagatatttatattgCTCCTAAATGCCGGATTGTCTAAAATTCCGACCTGACTCCATTGATTTACATGTTACGTTTCTAaaaccaatatacatgtatggcatacacactttgaatattttattatgataatgtagaaactgaaaaagaaaactCGTGATGCATCATTCTTAAGTGTagcaaaataaacataaaaaaactaAAGATAAACAAGTACTGTGggatcatttaaattcgtgggagGAGATTTTCATAGATTTTGGATTTTTGCTGACTAGTTTGGATGTATTTTCTATGGATTCGTCTGTTTCAGTTTCACTAGCTCttgttctttgttttctttgatgacGCAAATttgttgggggtggggggggggggggggggaaggggtgCTACCCAAAAATTCCACGAATACCACAAAAAATTGAGTCACAATGGATTCTAATGATTATTAAGTTTTTGCTTCCATTGCTTCGTATAGTATTTGTtacggtttttttttagtttatcttTTGCAAATCAAGATAGCATATGGGAaataatttggttttattttatttgataggAAAAACGGATGTTGTGCTGGATATACTTGGAACGAAGCACTTCAAACGTGTAAAAGTAATTGCATGTATCTACACcattttactttattgtattGATAGTTCTCTTTGAATTCTAAATATATAGACGTAGAAAGATCTAATCAATTAAAAACGATTAAACTTTGATTTCCTGCAATTTTGAACTAAACAGTTCAGGAAATTTGAAAGAGCACACATATTACTTTGttgtaaaagtatattttataacaaatttgatACAAATAGGCCTATATCTTATTACCGATTAAGAAGCGCAAAAATACTTTTCTtatgtatgtacattttatgaataCATGAAGAACAGACAGTTTGTTCAGGCAATGTAAAGTATACTCTGATTTGTACGATATGTTTTATTATAGAGTGTGCTATAGGTTACTATGGGGCTGACTGTGAAGAACCCTGTCTGTATCCGTATTATGGTGAAAACTGCAACGGAGAGTGTGAATGTTTACGACAGTACTGTAATATGTCAGTTGGATGTTTATGTAAGTTTCATccatttgaaaatctttttgcTGAATGTAACAATTTACAAAACtgtatcatttgaaaaaaaatgattaatcaaCTATAAAGATTAATGTGTATTAAGGGTTTGAAATTTAGTGTTTATAACATACTTAAATATGCATTAGGGACATGTAAAAATTtgaggaataaggaatcattctctgAGTATTGTGAGGTGACAATTTtcgtcggagcgtggtcaaatccgaTGAAGCCGTTATTAttgatttgatcatgccccgaccgaaataatcacctcataatattaaaGAATGTTTCCTTATTACATtgtacttacatatatatgattttgaGCAATTgtacaatcaaattttaaatattgaaatatttaggtGATTTTCATTCCTTTTTTATTATGCAATTCGCTTGCGCCCCAacaatacgtcatttgaatttatctgACTGTACAGTACAAAATCTATTCGTAGTGTTTTCACACACAAAGACACtgaaacatgtaaatataaatcaataacCGGTGCATTTTTAACTTTTAGATCAGAGAACATCATCTGTAGACTTGCAGCCCGATCAAAATGGAACGACCCAAAGTACTAGATTTTCATCAGGCATGGATTCAAATCTTACAAATTCATCTCCACTTAACCCGACAAGCTCCGATATACAAATACTTCCTAATGATTTCGGATACATTGTGATATATATCTGTACAGGAGGGTTTTCCtttgttgttattgttattgttatCAATTGTTTACTCTATAGACACGCTGTTCGGCGTTTCTATTCAGTCTCTATCACTGATGGCGATCGTAATTTAGCTAGTTCCAAATTTaaacaaagcaaaaataaaatatttgaaggCAATGCAACCATGACAATGTTCTATAACAACGACACAGATTCGTACCATGTTCAAATTCGAACCACAAACCATCAAACACCAACTGACACCGTATACCTCAAAGCTGAGGAAACAAATCGGGATCGAGAAGAAAAACCGGTATATGAATCACTTCAGGATGAAATGAAATTGACGCTACGTACTCTGTCACGCTGTCCTGATGAACATGAAATAAATGACGCATCAAATTCACCAGAAACTGAAAGTGAATGTGATACAAATGTCAAAGAAGTAACTGTTGCCAGTGATTCACCACACAATGAACACCAGCATCGCGATGTGACTACTCAAAATGTGTATTTAGCAATCCATTAGGTTTAATTGTATGGTatcgtaaaaaataaatacaatataaattATCCTCTCAGTaaattgttattatttaaacatgTGTATCTGTATATCTACATGCACATCTTTTCGTCTGTATCTTTGTGTCTGTCATTCCTTTGTCTCTTTTTGTCAATCTTTCTTTAGATCTATATCCTGGTCGGTAATTTgccaaaaaagtttaaattttacgTGTATGTATCTTTCAGAAATATCTGTTTAttctaatttttgtaaaaattgcgcatttttttttcatgtctcGGGGGTAGCTATAACGTAtaaacttgacacaaagcagTTGGTCCCTCGTTTACGTTGTTTCTTATAAAGACGTTATCGTGTTTTCATCAAATCGAAAGAGTAATTTTATTGTGCTTTATTTTGATGTTCAGTTTAATAATTGGTTAAAACGCGGGATAAATTTTTCAGGTGGAAAAATATCATTCAATTTCAGCTTCgctttataaatgaatattatcTATGGTATGAATATAtgcagtttaaaattttttgattCGGAAATTGCGTTTATCATTGTATCATTGTGTTAACAAAGTACAAATGCCTCTTATAAAagtatagatttaaaaaaaaaagtatcacaTCATTATCACAAATATTTTAGCACTCGTAAACTGGAGTTGTTTTTTGACAATTAGGTTCGATTTTATccaagctaaaaaaaaatattcgatGTTAGACAACGAACGATAACCCAATGTGTGCTTAATGCACCAGAGATGCCGAGTGTCTTTCCCTTGTGTTTacttgttgtgttatttttcgaaaataaaatgtttattttaatgcaAATCGACTATTGTATGATAGAGACAATACTTTTCTATATGGGTTTCTGCAGCACGTAGATTTAGAATTATGTTATTAAGCATGACACTTCTTATAACGTGATCACGCTGAGGACTTGATTATGTAAGAAAATTCGTTATGGTTGCATTTTTCTggtcgatatatatatattagaaaaaaaacttggtTCCTGTATAAATATCACACATGATACTAATGTGACATGTagaaataaattcaaacaacaAACTCAGTCAAAAAGTGTCCATGTCTCTAGCAATTTGTGTCTTAATAAAACAAGACTTTATTAATCATAtcaacttaaatattttttattgatcttTTCATATCAAAACGTAAACCaaggaagaaaaaatatattaatatgagTCTAAAATCTGTTCTTAATTTGCATCGAAacgttttttttcatataatttttaacgTTATTTATGCGCCGTAGTTAACAACTTTGTGTTACTTAACAtgatttataatatttcattacaGGAATCAAAGGACTTGATTTTTACGTATACGTTTCAATGCAATTCTAAAGAATAAAccacgttttaaaaaaaagtttgtccttaaaatgttatatttttaatatatattcatatttacttaatatagAACATGAAGAGACTTCCTTAATAAGTACATGccaataaatctaaaataaaatctgaatttAGAAATGTTATTGCGGTTGTACAAAGTCAAGACATAGAATTCACTGAAATGCTCACAATGAACGTAATGTGGTAGTATTATGCAGCGAGTCCATTTCGTTTAATTTATGTAAGGTCGAAAATATGGATTTTCTGAATGATAGATCATACATATTCAGACACGATTATGTATATGACAATCCaaatatacatgtgcatgtaataGGTCAGTACTAATTACCAAAATGACATTGAATGGTCTGTATGGTATTTAGTTTCCTAATGCTTATATATTAAAGTACAAAAGctcattttcataatttataataaaataaaaatgtttatcatataaattaacatttaaaaaaaaaagtgatttataaaattcatttcatttaaagtGTCAATATGTAACGATACACTTACTTTAATCAACACTACTTTTCTTTCTACGTACAATATATGAAAAGCGACACATAGCCGACAAAGAGTTGAATTCATTTAACCGTGTTTTatccatattttattttctttctttgcaGCGTATTAGGTCAAAGTGAACAAATATAGTGAATTACCTCCGTATTACAATGTAACATATATCATACAGATTGTCTTTTTACTTTATCTAAACTTATCTACATGTGTTGATGCGCCCCAgtctcgttttttttttaaagatacaagttaccattacatgtagcaAAGAGGGGCAGTTTCAAACAATCACATAATTTAACCCCTGTTACACTTCTTTcgttcctttttttttattttgaagccATGCAGTAAAATGATTGCCATTTAAATGATATccaatactgtggtttcatcaatattcgttgaataccaattttcgtggattccGTTGTTGAAttcatccacgaaattaaatgttcgtCGAAGTGCAAtttcagctaacattttgtattgatagggtcattggggACGAATTTACGTGTCCTTGAAtgtgtgattttcactttatccacgaaaattgatacccttgaatattaatgaaaccacaatatTTGTGAGAATgtttaaaggtacatgtaaaccATACCGACAGAAACATTGTAGGATTGGATCTGACCTAGATCTTGAGGATAGTGTATTAGCAGTCTCACCTTTCACAATCTGCTGTTTGAAAAAGCTCCCAGTGAATTGGCAATTTAAAACCGAACCAAAAGCTTTATCtgaacaacaaaatttaatcaACGTTGAGAATCCCCCATTATGATGTTCTATATGCTACccaaaggtacatgtatggaATATGTTTGTTgtctaaaaattaaagaaaatggaTTTTCTGTGTGTTAGTGCGTGTTTTTTCCCTTTCGAAGCAGAATCAGCTTTCATAACTGGAATGCAGTTTGAATGTAAAactgtcaaaataaaaaaaatatatatttattgatctGCATATCTTGTTAAAATTCCAACATAATAAAGTTCTCAGAAGACAATGATGTTTGCTTCCTAAGACCTTATagtttatgtatgcatacatatGCATTTAAGATAGTATgtcttacatgtaattatatgtataattttgatCAGCTAAACCAAAGGCTCCACTTGTCAAATGtagggaaaaaatattttactaccTGTTCAAAATCGTTAACAAGAGAAATTAATAAAGGCTTCTTGTctattatgaataatttaaaaagttttaaacaatactttttaatgaaatcGGGTCTCTGATCGCTTTTATCAACTCGGCCaaagacaaaaatatataatttgtagGTGTTTTTGATTATTAGTGACTGTAAAGTAGCTGTTTTAATGAATTCGTGAACCACCGTAAACCAGAGTTCGTGAAAACACTGCCTTGATTATTCTTCCCCAGCAGGTATTTTAGAAagtcttgttttattttattggttTGTTTAAGACTATTTTCAGTTGCAAACCCTATCTCAGTTAACTAAACTACGCAATATTCGTAAAGACCTCTTTGCTTATCGATGTATTAACTAAGTAAACAATTGTACCTGCTAGATGTCACGTCACTACGTGCCTAAAATAACCCCAGACAATTTTGGACCTTACTTGTTatctgtttgttttgtttttttaagtttcgtCAAACTTTATggcaaattgttttatttaacaaatgaaaaaaaagttgataaatgTATCATCCAAATACTTTATttaattgcaataaaaaaaacctggaaaataCGATTTGTACAATCAAATTatctaattaataattatatctaGAAATATCATAAATAGAATAGATTGTAAAGATAAAAGAAATCTGAATACACCAGTAATTGTTTCGCGTAAATGTCTGAGTGAAGTGTGTATAACGAGCGCTTCAATTGTTCACTTAGAAAATCGAGAGAATTTTCCAATCAGGTATATCTACTATATATTAagtgaagatttaaaaaatgcatttaattataCGTCTTTTGTTTGAATCCTACATGCTTCTTACGGTTGTTCTACATGTAATAGCATGGTAGATTAGCAACGTGATCTTGACACAGAATAAAAAGGCTTACTCCATCCAATACATTTGATTCGCAAAAACACGGcagcgataaaaaaaaaagcgaggTTATTTAATAACTTCGAAACCTACgcttaaaaatcatatttatttgatCGTTCTGCAAATTGGCCTAATACCATTTAACATTGTGTAAGTTTTGCTTGTTTTATAGGAAATTCTTAGAATGTGATCATAATCATCGCAAGTGTTTAAGCTTTATGCACATACGCTCCCGTTGCATTTTAAACATTCGATATGCACATCTGCATAAAGTATAATCTGATTATATTTgttggtaaataaaatatatctaataaGCGTTGTATTAGACAAAACACTGATTAACAAATGTTAAATTCGATTACATACCCATACTGATTGATTTTGCACAATGCAGcaagataaatattttatcataaagtCACAGAATATACTGcagaatcattagatttcgtagTGGTACAGTATCCGTGGAAGTCGTGGGTGCCTCGCATCCACCAATTAACATcttccacgaattaataaattagtgctataaagtcatatttccttttgtaggtataagataataaacaaaattacgTCCTTACATTCATGTACCTGTAAAATTAAAGCAATCAACGGAAATGGGCCCAAAACATTTTGTAACTTCACAGTAGCTGGAGCAAGAATTTCAAATTACTTCActacttttgattaaaatacagATGTCCGCTGGTAAGTACATTTGAAAAGATCATATGCCGTTCGTACTAGAATACGCATTCATATTTAGTCTCATCAATGCTTTTTTGCATAAGTTGCTTGATGCCACGTCTGTCGGGTTTTCCGTTATTCATCAGGGGAAATTCCTGAAATATATGGATGATCTGTGGAACGTACATCATCTCTGACATACGGCTTTCCCTTGTGATATTAAACTCTTTTCTGATGAAGTTCTGCATACATTCCTTTGTTTCTTCACATCCTTTTTTGTAGATAATTGCCGCACCAGGAAGGCGATCTCCGGACTCCTTCTCTTTAACCGGAATTACAATCACGTCGAGCACACTGGGATTACATTTGATCACGTCTTCGATTTCATATGGAAATATCTTACGTCCTAACACTTCAAtaacatctttgaatctacctTCAACCACGATGGTATTCTCATCTGTTACATAACCACCATCTTCTGAAAACATCCAACcactttttaacaaataatcTTCCAAACTAGGTTGGCATTTATGGTTAAGGTAcccattaaatatttttactgtTCTTATGTAGATGTTGCCTCTCTTTCCAACCGGTTGCAAAAATCTTTCGTCATCCGTAACCTTCATTTCAACCCCAGGTAAGGGCCTGAGACTCAATAGACCATTCAAgcctgttttattttctgcaTTGAACGTCATAGAAGCAATTGCAGCAATTTCAGTCATACCATAGACAACCTGAAGTTCATCGCACATTTCCCCAATGCATTCTAAAAGAGATGAGAAAACAGGAGAACTGCCTGTAATAATTTTGTTGATTCTTAAAGGCATTTTTCTTTTCAGGATGATTTCTAGCATCGAAGGAACCATGTATGCTAACGTTGCCTTCTCGTTCATGATTATCTCACATACAGCTTCAGTTGCATCGAATGCTGAAGGAAACTGCAAAGAATTGCAAAGGGTAACCCGGGTTGCACCACATCCCATCTCAAACTGGGGATAGCCGCCTCCCCAAAAGAAAGCCCTATCACTATAGAAAATGTCAGAATCGTTATTTGATTCAGATATCCCCACGAAAAGCCAGCACATGATAACTAATACATGGTGGGAATGTGGAATTGCCTTTGAAATGCCCGTGCTGCCTGATGTCAGAAGAATGAGTCCTAAATCCTCCGGGTCGAGTCGGGGTAAGTCAACTTCAAACTCTTTGGTGCATAAATCGTCCACCGTGCATTTAATTGATGCTTTTTTGCTTCGATTGAAAAGAATCAAATGTTCCAGGGTAGGTACATCATCAGAACTTGTTTTGCCATCAGAATATGCATGATTAGTGATTTTCATAGCGGTTTCTAAGTTATCATCGTCCAAACCCGGATCTATTATCAAAGCTTTAACAGGTGCAAGACTATTGAGTAGCCTAACAAGATCACTTGATTTGTAGCAAAATGGTAGACATAGAACACACCCTCCTGCCATTTGTATGCCAAAATTTGCAATCAGCCATTCGGGAACATTTCTTCCACTTAGACCAATGGTATCCCCTTTTTGGAATCCAAAACTTACCAAAGCTTTTGCAAAATTAACAGCCTTTGTGTAAAGGTCTTGAAACGTCAAAAcggtttttttcttctcttcgtcaataaatatatatgcagCTTTGTTTGGTGTTTCATTTGCTCTTCTTTTCAGCAAGTCGGGGAATGTGATATAGGGCGAATTTAATGGAATCGAAGAGGAAAGGTAACTGTTTGCCATGTTGCGAATGCAATTTCATACGTTATATTACCCCAGCCAGTACTGCAAAATGTAAAGTTATTATAAACATCAAACCAATGTTAGTGAACATAATTTCgaattttttataacttttctTATTAACTGACAAATTTCTCCCGTTTGTTATCTATGTCTTACCTGTCCGAGAAATAAATCGCCAACTGAAGCAATATGCGCCGACACAATTTAGATAAACTTCTAAAAACCGGGACGATATCGATGCAATGTTAATCTTACCTGTCCTAGGCGGTTGAATTAAATATTAGAGAGCAAGTATCATGTTTTGGTATGCAGGTTATTACGTAAGCATTATTTTTGTCACGCAAACGAGATTGCCGGTTATTTGTCTCGTCATTGAATTAATTTCGAaggggattttttttaaggacGCACCTACAATTTTGCGTGCATAAGAGTCAAAATTTGCGACATATATAATGTgcgtatttttaataaaaagtagTAAACGAAAAGAAGCTCAATAGTTATAACGTTATTGTTAATAAACCAATCTTGTTTAATTGCTCGCGTACcgtgggtgatcgttcgtgtatcgtgcgaAATCATGCATGTATcagaaacaaattaattttaattgtttactgTGAGTAATCGTGCGGTCTTttcgttttgtattttttacggAATGCCAGGAATTTTTCTTAAACAACGACAAgaaggtttaaaaaaatgaaaaaaaaatatgcaagaaTGTTAATGCATAACGTTTTGAAAGAAGAATACcaacaattgtttacattaatGTATCATGTCATCGctattctttttataaaatattttctctttcGTCATTTAATAGTTCGTATTTCAACAACTCATTTAATCCGTTGATACAGTCATTCCATGCATATCTTTTCCAATTTTATGCTAttctatggtatgcgattttaatgatatgctgtgagatttcaatgcaatgctatgagatttgtatgctatgctatgagaaatgaAATGAAGGGCTTCTCTACTATGGTACGCAATGAGATTTTGataaaaacgcctccatacacagaagagttccactcaTTTGGAAGTTTAATGATGAAAAACCAAATTTAACCACTAATCTGCGAAACCATTTAAAACCCAGTAAAATcatgttgtatgctatggtaaAATATGACGAATGAGATtctgagattgtatgctatggtatgatattcCAATGCAATGCAATGgaatttcaatgctatgctatgagatttcaatgctatgctatggtgtatgttgtaaaatttatgcttgaactgactgtaagTCGAGCgagttttgcatgattttataaaTCAGactactagtacatgtatttaaaggggcatggtcacgattttggtcaaaaattatttttcctatttttaaatttacaatgcttcagaaaggcatttttaataggcaaccgaaatctgagtgtcatttgttgagttataagcgagttataagcgagttacagagcttgaaattcttcgctatgtaaacaaagcatttgtttactttttgaacgttgaagtaaaaatttcaggcttaaaccaaaaatgaatgtactaaacgttaggaactgtttatctatgcttaaaaaaaataaaaaaaatagacaagtaagctggaaaaagatttttactgatatattgaacctttgtaaacaaaaacagggcacgagccttgtttgcatgacaaagaattgtgagccctgtatcttgcttataacaaGTTTtgtgatcattagaaatgcatttttaaagcattgtaaataataaaaacctaTAATTAGAATTTGACCAGAATcgtcgtgaccatgcccctttaaagtatCCGCTATATATCCTGACACATGATTTTAATCATATTAGCACGTTGAATGAAATCAGTCACGCTTACACATTTACTGTTTACACAAACTTAAATCCCTGTTACActggagctgcgtcctcacggcgatccccctgcgtccttaaataatgtaaaacgcctaggtaaacgcagtagagtctcctacaACGCCGTAACAACGCAATGGCGCTTTCCTCTtcgcggtgggatcgccttgaacattttagaac
This window harbors:
- the LOC128169005 gene encoding uncharacterized protein LOC128169005 isoform X2, translated to MECAIGYYGADCEEPCLYPYYGENCNGECECLRQYCNMSVGCLYQRTSSVDLQPDQNGTTQSTRFSSGMDSNLTNSSPLNPTSSDIQILPNDFGYIVIYICTGGFSFVVIVIVINCLLYRHAVRRFYSVSITDGDRNLASSKFKQSKNKIFEGNATMTMFYNNDTDSYHVQIRTTNHQTPTDTVYLKAEETNRDREEKPVYESLQDEMKLTLRTLSRCPDEHEINDASNSPETESECDTNVKEVTVASDSPHNEHQHRDVTTQNVYLAIH
- the LOC128169012 gene encoding uncharacterized protein LOC128169012, with translation MANSYLSSSIPLNSPYITFPDLLKRRANETPNKAAYIFIDEEKKKTVLTFQDLYTKAVNFAKALVSFGFQKGDTIGLSGRNVPEWLIANFGIQMAGGCVLCLPFCYKSSDLVRLLNSLAPVKALIIDPGLDDDNLETAMKITNHAYSDGKTSSDDVPTLEHLILFNRSKKASIKCTVDDLCTKEFEVDLPRLDPEDLGLILLTSGSTGISKAIPHSHHVLVIMCWLFVGISESNNDSDIFYSDRAFFWGGGYPQFEMGCGATRVTLCNSLQFPSAFDATEAVCEIIMNEKATLAYMVPSMLEIILKRKMPLRINKIITGSSPVFSSLLECIGEMCDELQVVYGMTEIAAIASMTFNAENKTGLNGLLSLRPLPGVEMKVTDDERFLQPVGKRGNIYIRTVKIFNGYLNHKCQPSLEDYLLKSGWMFSEDGGYVTDENTIVVEGRFKDVIEVLGRKIFPYEIEDVIKCNPSVLDVIVIPVKEKESGDRLPGAAIIYKKGCEETKECMQNFIRKEFNITRESRMSEMMYVPQIIHIFQEFPLMNNGKPDRRGIKQLMQKSIDETKYECVF
- the LOC128169005 gene encoding uncharacterized protein LOC128169005 isoform X1, encoding MPFWRLLLAFQIYFGYTGFLETAAQGAGRLCDGKNGCCAGYTWNEALQTCKKCAIGYYGADCEEPCLYPYYGENCNGECECLRQYCNMSVGCLYQRTSSVDLQPDQNGTTQSTRFSSGMDSNLTNSSPLNPTSSDIQILPNDFGYIVIYICTGGFSFVVIVIVINCLLYRHAVRRFYSVSITDGDRNLASSKFKQSKNKIFEGNATMTMFYNNDTDSYHVQIRTTNHQTPTDTVYLKAEETNRDREEKPVYESLQDEMKLTLRTLSRCPDEHEINDASNSPETESECDTNVKEVTVASDSPHNEHQHRDVTTQNVYLAIH